Proteins found in one Aneurinibacillus uraniidurans genomic segment:
- a CDS encoding HEAT repeat domain-containing protein, with amino-acid sequence MLTWVPSDFLIRLLWLSFVSLFLLIIVIFGYLFFQKAMTIRKERKKEEWKRKIFPLVIQYLKGREKNIYRLFSPDMKWKNEIVEDVLYEIADTLQEEEYVRLHVLLKNAGIEQNILLSIQSKKPMIACRAMRRAGKFRMKHAASHIKSNLHHSSFDVWTTAIQALALLGEFDIVFQFLIRYHKEYPYFFAIRLFDMLKHASEQDLVAIKEQVPSLYPDLQGMFIDIIGYQKYDRYLPDIESFFESQYEFLRVKALKAAAQIGITIHHKQVIWFLQEGSVPEKLAALQIVRSNGSCINYELLEALAADKDWWVRLRALETLLSFGAEGIRRVKVISERHPDRFAREMAGTILEKMDRREKPQLEYFA; translated from the coding sequence ATGCTGACATGGGTACCGTCTGATTTTTTGATTCGATTGCTTTGGCTTAGTTTTGTTTCACTTTTTTTGCTTATTATCGTCATTTTTGGGTATTTGTTTTTTCAAAAAGCGATGACGATTCGTAAAGAACGAAAAAAAGAAGAGTGGAAACGAAAGATTTTTCCTTTGGTGATTCAATATCTAAAAGGTAGAGAGAAAAATATTTATCGGCTTTTTTCACCTGATATGAAATGGAAAAATGAGATAGTAGAAGATGTTCTGTATGAAATTGCAGATACATTACAAGAGGAAGAATATGTACGTCTGCATGTACTACTAAAAAATGCCGGGATTGAACAGAACATTTTGTTGTCCATTCAGTCTAAAAAGCCGATGATTGCTTGCAGAGCTATGCGTCGGGCAGGAAAGTTTCGAATGAAGCATGCAGCATCGCATATAAAATCAAATCTCCACCATTCTTCTTTTGACGTGTGGACCACAGCGATACAGGCTCTTGCCCTGCTTGGGGAGTTTGACATAGTCTTTCAATTTTTAATCCGCTATCATAAGGAATATCCTTATTTTTTTGCGATTCGGCTGTTTGATATGCTGAAGCATGCTAGTGAACAGGATCTTGTTGCGATAAAAGAGCAGGTTCCGTCTCTATATCCTGATTTACAAGGGATGTTTATCGATATTATCGGTTATCAAAAATATGATCGGTATTTACCTGATATTGAATCATTTTTCGAATCACAGTATGAATTTCTACGTGTGAAAGCCTTAAAAGCCGCTGCACAAATCGGTATAACGATCCATCACAAACAGGTAATATGGTTTTTACAAGAAGGTTCAGTACCAGAAAAGCTAGCCGCTTTACAGATTGTTCGCTCCAATGGAAGCTGTATAAATTATGAACTATTGGAAGCCCTGGCGGCAGATAAGGACTGGTGGGTACGCCTACGAGCATTAGAAACTCTCCTAAGTTTTGGAGCAGAAGGGATACGGAGAGTAAAAGTGATCAGCGAGCGTCATCCAGACCGATTTGCAAGGGAGATGGCGGGGACCATCCTCGAGAAGATGGACAGAAGGGAGAAGCCGCAGCTTGAGTATTTTGCATAG
- a CDS encoding response regulator yields the protein MKKNEEVREEIGGIDGKLKNDFYKALVNLYARGAKNRKIIEESSYWEQMFFVLQQIRDTAALFQWKEICKTSTFLIKKIKRNAFTFSLHKQEHLLFFDTVCIVMKQLMDNEYDPIVKQAFMEKKKILLVSFDFVITGWIREQFSQLEEYEVTICTYEKIIETVMNEEFDLLLLYVQEQAPESLDIIQQLRSNQLHDLLPILCMAHHKAESYHKKMYEAGADDIFLLPFSFSMLQMKIGYSLKQRKRQIEMMANQNTFFHDVTAQQYKIRKKIEEEWSRFSRNPGMSFSLLYIEFGNWEGLLKSRGAAFTGYTFSTLFERIARSLRFYDRIARFETYSFLLLLPITSQEDSVVVAQRIQKLILDFESQEGISTSSRISVIESHIEYGSASMMITRMKEKVRFHFENTIFLIQHEKQEEDTETSRLKIAILDGDDVNDVILDNTFDKEKWDIYIWTEEEDPLGFLYRVQPDIILLELRATYFNGLQLCSQLRKTEEFQENIIVFVSKSHLEKDIVHAFQAGADEYIRKPYFVKEVEARLRRHIEVRQKKGQLHADMGTV from the coding sequence GTGAAAAAGAATGAAGAGGTACGTGAAGAAATAGGTGGGATAGACGGGAAATTAAAAAATGATTTCTATAAAGCCCTCGTTAATTTATATGCCAGAGGGGCAAAAAACCGGAAAATTATCGAGGAATCAAGCTATTGGGAACAGATGTTTTTTGTGCTGCAACAAATTCGTGATACAGCTGCATTGTTTCAGTGGAAAGAAATATGTAAGACATCAACCTTTTTAATAAAAAAAATAAAAAGGAATGCCTTTACTTTTTCGTTGCATAAACAAGAACACCTGCTATTTTTCGATACGGTCTGTATTGTTATGAAACAATTGATGGATAACGAATATGACCCAATCGTAAAGCAAGCGTTTATGGAGAAGAAAAAAATTCTTTTAGTTTCTTTTGATTTTGTTATAACGGGATGGATACGAGAGCAATTTAGCCAGCTAGAGGAGTATGAAGTAACCATCTGTACGTATGAGAAGATAATAGAAACGGTTATGAACGAAGAATTTGATTTATTATTGCTTTACGTTCAAGAGCAGGCGCCTGAAAGTCTGGATATTATCCAACAGTTACGCTCAAATCAATTGCATGATTTGTTACCTATTCTTTGTATGGCTCATCATAAGGCAGAGTCCTATCATAAAAAAATGTATGAAGCTGGGGCAGATGATATTTTTCTTCTACCATTTTCTTTCTCAATGCTTCAAATGAAAATAGGGTACTCTTTAAAACAGAGAAAACGTCAAATCGAAATGATGGCAAATCAAAATACTTTTTTTCATGATGTGACTGCCCAGCAATATAAAATAAGAAAAAAAATTGAGGAAGAGTGGAGTCGCTTTTCCCGTAATCCAGGGATGAGCTTTTCTTTACTTTACATTGAATTTGGGAACTGGGAAGGATTGCTTAAGAGTAGGGGTGCAGCATTCACAGGTTATACGTTCTCGACACTTTTTGAGCGAATAGCACGGTCCTTACGCTTTTATGACCGGATTGCCCGCTTTGAAACGTACTCGTTTCTTTTGCTTCTCCCTATTACATCACAAGAAGATAGTGTAGTTGTTGCGCAGCGAATCCAGAAGCTTATTCTTGACTTTGAGAGTCAGGAAGGGATCAGTACATCGTCTAGAATCTCTGTAATTGAGAGCCACATTGAATACGGAAGCGCCTCTATGATGATTACAAGGATGAAAGAAAAAGTGCGCTTCCATTTTGAGAATACGATTTTTCTCATTCAGCACGAGAAACAAGAAGAGGATACGGAGACCTCTCGCCTCAAAATAGCCATATTAGATGGTGACGATGTGAATGATGTCATTCTTGATAATACATTCGATAAGGAAAAATGGGATATCTATATTTGGACAGAAGAGGAAGATCCACTTGGCTTTCTTTATCGTGTACAGCCAGATATTATTTTACTTGAACTTAGGGCGACTTATTTCAACGGCTTGCAGCTTTGCTCGCAGCTGAGAAAAACGGAAGAATTTCAAGAAAACATTATTGTATTTGTAAGTAAATCCCATCTCGAGAAAGACATTGTCCATGCTTTTCAGGCAGGAGCGGATGAATACATTCGTAAACCATACTTTGTAAAAGAAGTAGAGGCCCGTCTGAGACGTCATATTGAGGTACGCCAAAAGAAAGGACAACTACATGCTGACATGGGTACCGTCTGA
- the cobA gene encoding uroporphyrinogen-III C-methyltransferase gives MAGIVYLIGAGPGDEKLITVRGRECLERADVIVYDRLANPRLLRFANPNAEFIYCGKLPKQHTLRQEAINELLVRKAQEGKCVARLKGGDPGVFGRVGEEAAELAAHHIPFEIVPGITSGIAAPLYAGIPVTHREYGTSFAIVTGHTKGEDGKPSINWASLASGIDTIAFYMGVSNLPHICANLIQHGRSADTPVALIGWGTFGRQRTVTGTLATIVQEVDRAQLMNPALTLVGSIVEMRETIAWFEKKPLFGRRILLARTGGEVGTMAEALLEQGADVVEYPRYTLCPAMDAAKQERIRNSVNDDALLFTSPESVGFFFRAYQDLGLDIRDLRADLYALSTRTQARLAEHGLLSSILTGLLPGKGLLLGGSEEQEKNLTSTYDTLALYEKQPHTEYNRMMERVLVEEPRDTIVFPSAASVSVLIHALAEAELDVSSILGSAELVCMGPKTAEAIRQAGYEPHIITDSPSLASLLTSLSSSVMSLS, from the coding sequence ATGGCAGGAATCGTCTATTTAATTGGTGCTGGACCGGGGGATGAGAAGCTGATTACGGTTCGGGGGCGAGAGTGCCTGGAGCGGGCAGACGTCATCGTATATGATCGGCTGGCGAACCCGCGCCTACTGCGATTTGCTAACCCGAATGCGGAGTTTATCTACTGTGGAAAACTCCCGAAACAACATACGTTGCGTCAGGAAGCGATTAATGAATTACTCGTCCGCAAGGCGCAGGAAGGTAAGTGTGTAGCGCGGCTTAAAGGCGGTGACCCTGGTGTATTTGGTCGGGTAGGAGAGGAAGCCGCCGAGCTTGCAGCTCATCATATTCCGTTTGAGATTGTACCGGGCATTACATCTGGCATTGCTGCACCATTATATGCGGGTATTCCGGTGACGCATCGGGAATATGGAACGTCCTTTGCAATTGTGACCGGGCATACAAAAGGCGAAGATGGAAAGCCGTCGATTAATTGGGCTTCGCTCGCTAGCGGAATTGATACGATCGCGTTCTATATGGGCGTTTCGAATTTGCCGCACATTTGTGCAAATCTGATTCAGCATGGACGCAGTGCCGATACGCCTGTTGCCTTAATCGGGTGGGGGACGTTTGGCCGCCAGCGTACGGTAACGGGAACACTTGCCACGATCGTACAGGAAGTGGACAGGGCACAACTTATGAATCCAGCGCTGACCTTGGTCGGCTCCATCGTGGAGATGCGAGAGACGATTGCCTGGTTTGAGAAAAAGCCGCTGTTTGGCCGTCGTATTCTATTGGCTCGTACGGGTGGAGAAGTCGGAACGATGGCAGAGGCGCTGCTCGAACAGGGAGCGGACGTTGTCGAGTATCCACGCTATACACTTTGCCCGGCTATGGATGCGGCAAAGCAGGAACGAATCCGAAATAGCGTGAATGATGATGCGCTTTTATTTACCTCACCGGAAAGTGTTGGCTTCTTTTTCCGTGCTTATCAGGACCTTGGGCTCGACATACGTGATCTACGGGCTGATTTGTACGCTTTATCGACTCGTACACAGGCTCGGTTAGCTGAGCATGGTTTACTATCTTCGATCCTTACCGGGCTATTGCCGGGCAAGGGACTTCTACTTGGTGGTAGTGAGGAGCAGGAAAAGAATCTGACGTCTACGTATGATACACTTGCCCTGTATGAAAAGCAGCCGCACACGGAATATAACCGAATGATGGAGCGGGTGCTTGTAGAAGAACCGCGCGACACCATTGTTTTCCCAAGTGCGGCATCTGTTTCTGTATTGATCCATGCTTTAGCGGAAGCAGAGCTGGATGTCTCCTCGATTCTTGGCTCTGCGGAACTTGTTTGTATGGGACCCAAAACAGCGGAAGCGATTCGCCAGGCAGGGTATGAACCGCATATCATCACCGATTCTCCTTCGCTTGCGAGCTTGCTTACCAGCTTATCTTCTTCTGTTATGTCTTTGTCATAA
- a CDS encoding cobyrinate a,c-diamide synthase: MGNKRIIIAGTGSGAGKTTITIGLMAAFQRRGLTVQGFKCGPDYIDPAYHAAITGRPSRNLDSWMLSSDTVRSVLARASHDADISIIEGVMGLYDGKSPTEDTGSTAEISLLTDTPVVLVVNVHSMARSAAAVVKGFQLLNPSVRIVGIIANHAGSAGHGKIIQQAVEQECGIPLLGTIVRTNEIRIPERHLGLLPAVERGELDALFAKAGELIEQNIDLDRLLELAETTEMVEESEVAQPHGAKVRIAVARDVAFNFYYPENLELLTQAGAECVYFSPLANEPVPDGVDGLYIGGGFPEEFAPQLAEATHSRMSIRQAIEGGMPAFAECGGFMYLTDEIITTSGESYAMIGLVPGKARMQTKRAALGYREVTGLPGNFLLPDGAVARGHEFHYSVFEAEAELPHAYTSQGRFGSKSEGVVLHNLVAGYTHLHFGSQPDLAQNWVAACLEYRNTAGRGRM, from the coding sequence GTGGGAAATAAACGAATCATTATCGCTGGAACGGGCAGTGGAGCAGGAAAGACGACCATTACGATTGGCTTGATGGCTGCATTTCAGCGCCGGGGCCTGACTGTACAGGGCTTCAAATGCGGGCCGGATTATATTGATCCTGCCTACCATGCAGCGATTACCGGACGCCCATCTCGCAATCTGGACAGCTGGATGCTGTCTTCAGATACGGTTCGTTCCGTACTTGCTCGCGCCAGCCATGACGCAGATATTTCAATTATTGAAGGCGTAATGGGACTGTATGACGGCAAAAGTCCGACAGAAGACACCGGGAGTACAGCAGAGATTAGTCTGTTGACTGATACGCCGGTTGTGCTTGTAGTGAATGTTCACAGCATGGCACGGAGCGCGGCAGCGGTCGTGAAGGGCTTCCAGCTTCTGAATCCTTCCGTTCGAATTGTCGGGATTATTGCCAATCACGCTGGAAGTGCCGGACATGGCAAGATCATTCAGCAGGCGGTAGAGCAAGAATGTGGCATCCCACTGCTTGGCACGATCGTCCGAACGAATGAAATTCGGATTCCAGAACGCCATCTCGGTCTGCTTCCGGCTGTCGAACGTGGTGAACTGGATGCGCTGTTTGCCAAAGCAGGCGAATTGATTGAACAAAATATCGATCTGGATCGCTTACTTGAGCTGGCAGAAACAACTGAAATGGTAGAAGAATCGGAAGTTGCACAGCCGCATGGCGCGAAAGTTCGCATCGCAGTGGCACGAGATGTTGCCTTTAACTTCTATTATCCAGAAAATCTGGAGCTGCTCACGCAGGCTGGAGCGGAATGTGTATATTTCAGCCCACTTGCCAATGAGCCAGTACCAGATGGGGTAGATGGGCTGTATATCGGCGGTGGTTTCCCGGAAGAATTCGCGCCGCAGCTTGCAGAAGCTACTCATAGTCGCATGTCGATTCGACAGGCAATCGAAGGAGGAATGCCTGCCTTTGCTGAATGCGGTGGATTCATGTATTTGACAGACGAAATCATTACGACATCGGGTGAGTCATACGCGATGATCGGTCTTGTACCGGGAAAGGCACGCATGCAAACGAAGCGGGCAGCGCTTGGGTACCGGGAAGTAACTGGATTGCCGGGCAATTTCCTCCTACCAGATGGGGCAGTTGCACGCGGACACGAGTTTCATTACTCCGTATTCGAAGCGGAAGCAGAACTGCCGCATGCCTACACGTCACAAGGACGATTCGGCTCGAAGTCCGAGGGTGTTGTGCTCCATAACCTGGTAGCAGGTTATACGCATCTTCACTTTGGGTCGCAGCCAGACTTGGCTCAGAATTGGGTGGCAGCTTGCCTTGAGTACCGGAACACAGCAGGAAGGGGACGAATGTAA
- a CDS encoding cobalt-precorrin 5A hydrolase translates to MSDPQLIELTEGVVPAITQHGRYAIVAITKHGVEMARRLLHTFPDADLYYMSKFARGDEDSRGIQLFAGSVRLLFPALFPAYDGLILFISLGAVVRMIAPVLKDKKTDPGVVVIDDRGEHAISMLSGHLGGANELTREVAALIGAKPVITTASDVQKTIPVDLFGRRFGWTWDPESEKKLTPVSASVVNEEHVAIVQESGETDWWMHDTPMPPSLRVYPTMADALANQPDASLLITHRLLSSEEKALTANGVVYRPKSIVLGMGCNRGTSAEEIEQVIMETLEELKFSIHSVKALCTIELKKDEQGLLDVCSKYGWEFVYYTPEQLNEMDITEPSDTVYKYTGAYGVSEPACKRYSGCQTLALTKKKSGNATISVGVLGQ, encoded by the coding sequence ATGAGCGATCCGCAGCTAATCGAATTAACGGAAGGGGTAGTACCCGCGATTACGCAGCACGGTCGCTATGCCATAGTGGCGATTACAAAGCATGGTGTCGAAATGGCCCGTCGCCTGCTGCATACGTTTCCCGATGCAGATCTGTACTACATGAGCAAATTTGCGCGTGGGGATGAAGATTCACGTGGGATTCAGTTGTTCGCAGGATCAGTACGTCTCCTTTTCCCGGCGCTTTTTCCGGCCTATGACGGGCTGATTTTATTCATCTCGCTCGGTGCGGTTGTACGGATGATCGCACCTGTTTTGAAGGATAAAAAAACCGATCCAGGTGTTGTTGTCATTGATGACCGGGGTGAGCATGCGATTAGTATGCTATCGGGTCATCTGGGTGGCGCGAATGAGCTGACGCGTGAAGTGGCGGCACTGATCGGGGCCAAGCCAGTTATTACAACTGCCTCGGACGTACAAAAAACCATTCCGGTCGATCTGTTTGGCCGCCGTTTTGGCTGGACATGGGACCCTGAATCTGAGAAGAAACTGACCCCGGTCAGTGCCTCAGTTGTTAATGAGGAACACGTCGCCATTGTACAGGAGTCGGGAGAGACGGATTGGTGGATGCACGATACACCGATGCCGCCTTCACTTCGTGTATACCCGACAATGGCAGATGCTCTTGCAAATCAGCCAGATGCGTCACTTCTGATTACACATCGTCTATTGTCGTCAGAAGAAAAAGCACTGACGGCGAACGGTGTGGTCTATCGTCCGAAAAGCATTGTACTCGGAATGGGATGCAATCGGGGGACATCAGCAGAAGAAATCGAGCAGGTGATTATGGAAACGCTCGAAGAACTGAAGTTTTCGATTCATAGTGTCAAGGCGCTCTGCACCATTGAGTTGAAAAAAGATGAACAAGGTCTGCTTGATGTATGCAGTAAGTACGGCTGGGAGTTCGTGTACTACACGCCGGAACAATTGAATGAAATGGATATTACCGAGCCGTCCGATACTGTGTACAAATATACGGGAGCATACGGTGTCAGTGAACCGGCCTGCAAACGGTACAGCGGATGCCAGACACTTGCCCTTACGAAGAAAAAATCGGGCAACGCTACCATTTCCGTTGGCGTGCTCGGGCAGTAA